A section of the Pseudomonas tritici genome encodes:
- a CDS encoding lipocalin family protein has translation MIRFVLFLCASLFLAGCASHSGDDLQPKTASNVNLKRYQGTWYELARLPMYFQRNCAQSEARYTLLPDGDMSVFNRCLTTEWKWEEAKGTATPQVPGKTDKLWVEFNNWFTALLPGVAKGDYWVLYVSDDYKTAIVGSPSRRYMWILSRTPTVSADTREDLLSRARQQGYDTTRLIWRTSDKQMAKTSQ, from the coding sequence ATGATCCGTTTTGTTTTGTTTCTTTGTGCCAGCCTGTTTTTGGCGGGCTGCGCCAGCCATTCTGGCGATGATCTGCAACCCAAGACTGCGAGCAACGTCAACCTCAAGCGTTACCAGGGCACTTGGTATGAGTTGGCCCGATTGCCGATGTACTTCCAGCGCAACTGCGCGCAGTCCGAAGCCCGCTACACATTGCTGCCTGATGGCGACATGTCGGTGTTCAACCGCTGCCTGACGACCGAGTGGAAGTGGGAAGAAGCCAAGGGCACGGCTACGCCGCAAGTGCCGGGCAAGACTGACAAGCTTTGGGTGGAATTCAATAACTGGTTTACCGCACTATTGCCGGGCGTTGCCAAGGGCGATTACTGGGTGTTGTATGTCAGCGATGACTACAAGACCGCGATTGTTGGCAGCCCGAGCCGGCGGTACATGTGGATTTTGTCGCGCACGCCTACGGTGAGCGCCGACACTCGCGAAGACCTGCTGAGCAGGGCGCGGCAGCAGGGTTATGACACCACGCGGTTGATCTGGCGCACGTCGGACAAGCAGATGGCGAAGACTTCGCAGTAA
- a CDS encoding formimidoylglutamate deiminase — protein sequence MSAFFAERALLPNGWANDVRLEVSADGVLTKVEANASADAAERLRGPVLAGMPNLHSHAFQRAMAGLAEVAGNPNDSFWTWRDLMYRMVGKISPEQLHVIARQLYIEMLKAGYTSVAEFHYVHHDVSGQPYADRTELSRQISQAATSSGIGLTLVPVLYTHSGFGGQAPNEGQRRFINSTEHYLDLQARLKPILAAQPAQQLGLCFHSLRAVTPEQIHAVLAASDKACPVHIHIAEQQKEVDDCLAWSGKRPLQWLYDNVEVDERWCLVHATHADPEEVTRMAKSRAIAGLCLTTEANLGDGIFPAVDFLAQGGRMGIGSDSHVSLSVVEELRWLEYGQRLRDQRRNRLYRDDQPMVGRTLFDAALDGGAQALGQPIGRLEVGKRADWLVLDGNDPYLATASEDGILNRWLFAGGDRQVRDVLVNGKWVVRDGRHAGEEESSRAFTQVLRDLLS from the coding sequence ATGTCCGCTTTCTTTGCCGAACGCGCGCTGCTGCCTAATGGATGGGCCAACGATGTACGTCTTGAAGTCAGCGCAGATGGGGTGCTGACAAAGGTTGAGGCCAATGCCAGCGCAGACGCTGCCGAACGGCTGAGAGGCCCGGTGTTGGCGGGTATGCCGAACCTGCACTCCCACGCTTTCCAGCGTGCAATGGCAGGTTTGGCAGAAGTGGCCGGCAACCCGAATGACAGTTTCTGGACCTGGCGCGACCTGATGTACCGCATGGTCGGCAAGATCAGTCCGGAGCAATTGCACGTCATCGCGCGTCAGCTGTATATCGAGATGCTCAAGGCCGGTTATACCTCGGTGGCCGAATTTCACTATGTGCACCACGATGTCAGCGGCCAGCCGTATGCCGACCGCACGGAGTTGTCGCGGCAGATCAGCCAGGCAGCGACCAGCAGTGGCATTGGCCTGACGTTGGTGCCTGTGCTTTACACCCACTCCGGGTTTGGCGGCCAGGCACCGAATGAAGGCCAGCGGCGGTTTATCAACAGCACTGAACACTATCTGGACCTGCAGGCGCGGCTGAAACCGATCCTGGCAGCACAGCCGGCGCAGCAGTTGGGGTTGTGTTTCCACTCGCTGCGCGCCGTCACGCCCGAGCAAATCCATGCAGTGCTGGCCGCCAGCGACAAGGCGTGCCCGGTGCATATCCACATTGCCGAACAGCAGAAAGAAGTCGACGACTGCCTGGCCTGGAGCGGAAAGCGCCCGCTGCAATGGCTGTATGACAATGTCGAGGTGGATGAACGCTGGTGCCTGGTGCATGCCACGCATGCAGATCCTGAAGAGGTCACGCGCATGGCCAAGAGCCGCGCAATTGCCGGTTTGTGCCTGACCACCGAGGCTAACCTGGGTGACGGGATTTTCCCGGCCGTGGATTTTCTCGCCCAAGGCGGACGCATGGGCATCGGTTCCGACAGCCATGTGTCACTGAGCGTGGTGGAGGAATTGCGCTGGCTCGAATACGGCCAGCGCCTGCGCGATCAACGGCGTAACCGCTTGTATCGCGATGATCAGCCGATGGTGGGGCGCACGCTGTTTGACGCGGCGCTGGACGGCGGCGCCCAGGCATTGGGGCAGCCGATTGGCCGGTTGGAAGTGGGTAAACGTGCGGATTGGCTGGTACTGGATGGCAATGATCCGTACCTGGCGACGGCAAGCGAAGACGGGATTTTGAATCGCTGGTTGTTTGCCGGTGGGGATCGGCAGGTGCGTGATGTGCTGGTTAACGGGAAGTGGGTGGTGCGGGATGGGCGGCATGCCGGCGAAGAGGAAAGCAGCCGGGCGTTCACACAAGTCTTGAGAGATTTGCTGAGTTAA
- the hutC gene encoding histidine utilization repressor, with the protein MDESPAPLYARVKQMISQQILNGNWPPHYRVPSESELVSQLGFSRMTINRALRELTAEGLLVRMQGVGTFVAEPKSQSALFEVHNIADEIASRGHRHTCQVITLGEEAAGSERAVALEMREGGRVFHSLIVHFENDIPVQIEDRFVNALVAPEYLQQDFTQQTPYAYLNQVAPLTEGEHVVEAILADAAECKLLQIEPSEPCLLIRRRTWSGRQPVTAARLIHPGSRHSLEGRFSK; encoded by the coding sequence ATGGACGAAAGTCCGGCGCCCTTGTATGCCCGCGTCAAACAAATGATCAGCCAGCAGATCCTCAACGGCAACTGGCCGCCTCATTACCGTGTGCCGTCGGAGAGCGAACTGGTCAGCCAGTTGGGTTTCAGCCGCATGACCATCAACCGCGCCCTGCGCGAGCTCACCGCCGAAGGCTTGTTGGTGCGCATGCAGGGCGTCGGCACCTTCGTCGCTGAGCCCAAGAGCCAGTCCGCGCTGTTTGAAGTGCACAACATTGCCGATGAGATCGCTTCTCGCGGTCATCGACACACCTGCCAAGTCATCACCTTGGGCGAAGAAGCTGCCGGTTCCGAGCGCGCCGTCGCCCTGGAAATGCGCGAAGGCGGGCGGGTCTTCCACTCGTTGATCGTGCACTTCGAAAACGATATTCCCGTGCAAATCGAAGACCGTTTCGTCAATGCACTGGTCGCCCCGGAATACCTGCAACAGGATTTCACCCAACAAACGCCCTACGCCTACTTGAACCAGGTTGCACCGTTGACCGAAGGCGAGCACGTGGTCGAAGCCATCCTCGCTGACGCCGCCGAGTGCAAGCTGCTGCAGATCGAGCCCAGCGAACCGTGCCTGTTGATCCGTCGACGCACCTGGTCGGGCCGCCAGCCGGTGACGGCTGCGCGTTTGATTCACCCCGGTTCCCGTCACAGCCTGGAAGGACGTTTCAGTAAATGA
- a CDS encoding HutD/Ves family protein: MSSVKVWRAADYVRMPWKNGGGSTEEITRDAGAGLDGFGWRLSIADIAESGGFSIFAGYQRVITVIKGAGMVLTVDGEEQRGLLPLQPFAFKGDSQVECRLITGPIRDFNLIYSPQRYHARLQWVDGVQRFFSTAQTVLVFSVVDEVKVLDEKLGHHDCLQIDGNTGLLDISVAGRSCIIELTARG; the protein is encoded by the coding sequence ATGAGTTCCGTAAAAGTCTGGCGCGCTGCCGATTACGTGCGCATGCCCTGGAAAAACGGCGGCGGCAGTACCGAAGAAATCACCCGTGATGCCGGCGCAGGCCTGGATGGCTTTGGCTGGCGCCTGTCGATTGCGGATATTGCGGAATCGGGCGGTTTTTCCATCTTCGCCGGCTACCAACGGGTGATCACCGTGATCAAAGGCGCCGGCATGGTGCTGACCGTGGATGGCGAAGAACAGCGTGGGTTGTTACCGCTGCAACCTTTTGCGTTCAAGGGGGACAGCCAGGTGGAGTGCCGATTGATCACTGGGCCCATCCGCGATTTCAACCTGATCTATTCTCCGCAGCGTTACCACGCGCGGCTGCAATGGGTCGACGGTGTGCAGCGTTTCTTCAGTACGGCGCAGACGGTGTTGGTGTTCAGCGTTGTCGATGAGGTGAAGGTGCTGGACGAGAAATTGGGGCATCACGATTGCCTGCAAATCGACGGTAACACTGGCCTGTTGGACATTTCCGTCGCCGGCCGTAGCTGCATCATCGAACTGACCGCACGCGGTTAA